The window GCGGAAGCATCGGGGTTGCCGTAGCCTGGAACGACGAGGACGTCAGGAAAGGGCTCGATTTCATAAAGAGCATCGGAGACGAGCCCGTGATGCAGGAATTCGTGCACGGAAAAAGCGTCTCCATCGAAGTCATAGGCAACGGCCAATCGGCCAGATCGTACGTCACAACCGAGGTCTGCCTAGACTCCAACTACGATTGCAAGATGGTCAGATGCAACCCTAACATACTTTCCCCGGAAGAGGACAGGGAGTTCGCCGGCATCGGCAGGAGAGTGGCCGAAGCCATGGGGCTCAGCGCGCTCATGGACGTGGAAGCCATAGACACCCCCAAGGGCCTGCGCGTATTGGAGATCGACGCGAGAATCCCGAGCCAGACGCCCGCGGCCATCGAAGCGGCCACCGGAATCAATCTCCTAGAGGAGCTCTGCGCCACCGCCATAGGGAAACCCACCGGAAAGCAGCCGAAAGAAGGATGCTCGGTGTATCGCCACGTCGTCTTCAAGGACGGTGTGCTCAGATCCAGCGGAGAGAAAGAATTCGGCCACGTCTGCCGGCCAAGGTTCGCTCCCGGGCTATTCGGATGCGACAACTCCATAACCGATTATGAGCCTGGGAAAAAAGAATGGAGAGCCACTCTGATATCCAAGGGCCGGACCGAAGCGGAAGCGGACGGAAAAGCCGCGTCATGCATAGAGAAAATAATCGACGCGTGCGGATGCTCCGGATTCCTGGACGGGACCCCGGAGGTGATCTGATGACCAGGCTCACCCCCGACATGATCGCCGGCGTTCCGGACGACAAGATCGATTTGGATTCCAAGCTCATCAGGATGTGCGGCACTACCGTGAAAGAGATGGCCATCCAGGCTGCCGGCCTCGAAGGAGACGTGGATCTCTCCGGATTCGATGTCGCAGTGGTTCCCATAACATCCGGGCTCGGTGTCATAGGAGGCTTCGCCAAATCCGTCGATGCCATAGTCAGAAGGCTCGGGATGGCGTCTCATGTGACCGATGGGACCGACGTCCAAGGTTTCTCGGAGGCCATAAGAGATGGCGCCGACCTCATAATGATGGCCGACGACACGATGTTCATCGCATACAATGTCCGCGAAGGGAAGCAGACCAAAAATTCCTGGGGCACCGCGATGGGATATTCGGTATGCCTGAAGAACGCTGCCGGAGGAGATCTGAATGGGAAGGATGTCCTCGTGATCGGCGCAGGATTCGTCGGAACCGAAGCGGTGCAGATCCTGAAAGCCATGGGCGCCAACGTTTCAGTCACCGACATCCTGTTCGAGAAGGCTGAGAGGCTTGAATCCCTGTATGGCGTCACCGCCCTCAGGGACGTGGAATCCGCGATTTCGTCCCACAAATACATACTGAACGCCGCTCCGGCATCCTTCCCGGGAAAAATCATGGCCGAAGGCTCCGTGATTTCCACGCCCGGAGTCCCGCACAATTTCGATGCCGAAGGAATGCGGAAAGCCAAAGCGATAATCCATGACCCTCTCGAAATTGGGACTGCGGTCATGGCTGTCAACAGCGCCGCGTTCACCCTGAAGAAAAACCTCTGAAAGCCGGGTTCCCGCCCGGCATCCCTTTTTTTTCTGTCTCGCAGCACGTTCAATTGTTAAGACATAAGGGCCCCAAACATCAGAGAATGATAAATACGGATTTATGAATCGTCAGCCATGATCAGCGCATCGCTGCTTTGGGTCATAGCCGGAGGGATTCTTGAGCCAGTATGGGTCGTCATGATGAAGAAGTACGACACCGCCAAGAATTACAGGTGGTTCTGGCTGGCCCTCACGGGGCTGTTCATGTATCTGAGTCCGATGTGCGTCGGAATGGCCATGAAAGACATGGACTTGGGGATAGCGTATTCGATGTGGACCGGCATGGGAGCGGTATTCACGATGATAGTCGGATATTTCCTCTACCATGAAAAGGTGGATCGCATTAAGATCGGGCTGGTATTCCTGATTCTCGTGGGCGTCGTCGGGCTCCATATATCATCCGGGGTGGCCGCATGAGCAAAGCATGGTTTTGGGTCCTCATCGGAGGCGTCTTCGAAACCTTGTGGGCGACCACGATGGATCTGTCTGACGGATTCTCGGATTTGTTTTGGACGGTCGTGACCATTCTCATACTTCCGATAAGCGTCGTTTTCCTGAACAAAGGCATGAGCATGGGCTTGCCCACCGGCCCTTCCTACTCAGTATGGGTGGGAATAGGCGCTATAGGCTCAGTCATCGTAGGAATGATTCTTTTCGGCGAATTCCCAAGCATATCAGGATATTTCTTCTTGCTCCTGATCATCGC of the Candidatus Methanomethylophilaceae archaeon genome contains:
- a CDS encoding multidrug efflux SMR transporter, yielding MSKAWFWVLIGGVFETLWATTMDLSDGFSDLFWTVVTILILPISVVFLNKGMSMGLPTGPSYSVWVGIGAIGSVIVGMILFGEFPSISGYFFLLLIIAGVIGLNMVTKSAED
- a CDS encoding multidrug efflux SMR transporter codes for the protein MISASLLWVIAGGILEPVWVVMMKKYDTAKNYRWFWLALTGLFMYLSPMCVGMAMKDMDLGIAYSMWTGMGAVFTMIVGYFLYHEKVDRIKIGLVFLILVGVVGLHISSGVAA
- the pylC gene encoding 3-methylornithine--L-lysine ligase PylC codes for the protein MAIVGGALQGMEAVLLSKAAGFETAVLDRKENAPAMSICDEPIHLDPTKDPEGARKVFEGCDAIIPACEEIELLRCLDSMVTEVPLLFDLKSYEISSSKNRSNEIMASVGVPLPKPWPECGFPAIVKPSSQSGSIGVAVAWNDEDVRKGLDFIKSIGDEPVMQEFVHGKSVSIEVIGNGQSARSYVTTEVCLDSNYDCKMVRCNPNILSPEEDREFAGIGRRVAEAMGLSALMDVEAIDTPKGLRVLEIDARIPSQTPAAIEAATGINLLEELCATAIGKPTGKQPKEGCSVYRHVVFKDGVLRSSGEKEFGHVCRPRFAPGLFGCDNSITDYEPGKKEWRATLISKGRTEAEADGKAASCIEKIIDACGCSGFLDGTPEVI
- the pylD gene encoding 3-methylornithyl-N6-L-lysine dehydrogenase PylD, encoding MTRLTPDMIAGVPDDKIDLDSKLIRMCGTTVKEMAIQAAGLEGDVDLSGFDVAVVPITSGLGVIGGFAKSVDAIVRRLGMASHVTDGTDVQGFSEAIRDGADLIMMADDTMFIAYNVREGKQTKNSWGTAMGYSVCLKNAAGGDLNGKDVLVIGAGFVGTEAVQILKAMGANVSVTDILFEKAERLESLYGVTALRDVESAISSHKYILNAAPASFPGKIMAEGSVISTPGVPHNFDAEGMRKAKAIIHDPLEIGTAVMAVNSAAFTLKKNL